The Zalophus californianus isolate mZalCal1 chromosome 7, mZalCal1.pri.v2, whole genome shotgun sequence genome includes a region encoding these proteins:
- the LOC118357152 gene encoding putative olfactory receptor 2B8 translates to MEQKNGSSFTGFILLGFSDRPQLELVLFVVLLVFYLFTLLGNTAIIALSHLDPHLQTPMYFFLSNLSFLDLCYTTSTVPQLLVHLRGADKSISFGGCVAQLFVALGLGGTECILLGVMALDRYAAICKPLQYTVIMHPRLCALMASASWFIGFANSSMDTVLTFLLPFCGRNKIDHFFCEIPPLLKLACVDTTVNESVLFFVGVIILLIPVALITVSYGWIVRTVLRIKSSAGQRKAFGTCGSHITVVSLFYGTAIYAYLQPSNNYSQDQGKFISLFYTIVTPMVNPVIYTLRNKDVTGAMKKVLWRGHDSR, encoded by the coding sequence ATGGAACAGAAAAATGGCAGTTCTTTCACTGGGTTTATCCTGCTGGGTTTCTCTGACCGGCCTCAACTGGAGCTAGTCCTCTTTGTGGTTCTTCTGGTCTTCTATCTGTTCACTCTGCTGGGAAACACCGCCATCATTGCCTTGTCCCACCTGGACCCACATCTTCAGACTCCCATGTACTTTTTCCTCTCCAACCTAAGCTTTCTGGACCTGTGTTACACGACCAGCACTGTCCCGCAGCTCCTGGTGCATCTCAGGGGAGCAGACAAGTCTATCTCCTTTGGtggctgtgtggctcagctgTTTGTTGCTCTAGGGTTGGGAGGCACAGAATGCATTCTCTTAGGGGTCATGGCATTGGACCGCTatgcagccatctgcaagccccTGCAGTACACAGTGATCATGCACCCCCGTCTCTGTGCCCTCATGGCTTCTGCATCGTGGTTCATTGGTTTTGCCAACTCCTCAATGGACACAGTGCTCACATTCCTTTTACCATTTTGTGGGAGAAATAAAATAGACCACTTCTTTTGTGAGATCCCCCCACTGCTCAAGCTTGCCTGTGTTGACACCACTGTGAATGAGTCTGTGCTCTTCTTTGTTGGTGTGATCATTCTCCTCATACCTGTGGCATTAATCACAGTCTCCTATGGTTGGATTGTCAGGACAGTCTTAAGAATAAAGTCATCTGCAGGGCAGAGGAAAGCGTTTGGGACATGTGGGTCCCACATCACAGTGGTCTCCCTGTTCTATGGCACGGCCATCTACGCTTACCTCCAGCCCAGCAACAACTACTCCCAGGATCAGGGCAAGTTCATTTCTCTGTTCTACACCATCGTCACCCCCATGGTCAACCCCGTCATATATACACTGAGGAACAAGGATGTGACGGGAGCAATGAAGAAGGTGCTTTGGAGAGGCCATGACTCTAGATGA